The Deltaproteobacteria bacterium genome has a segment encoding these proteins:
- a CDS encoding prepilin-type N-terminal cleavage/methylation domain-containing protein: protein METNRNDTIARETTRGQAGFTIMEVLIVLAIIALIMGVLVGPKLFKAGEEAKRRNAHTMAVQFASAYARWSLDHQDACPSNISELVKYMTNKSDTKDPWGREFIMLCGESAPPETEGFGIVSVGKDGKQGTDDDIKSWESPVK from the coding sequence ATGGAGACGAACCGGAACGACACGATTGCGCGGGAAACCACACGCGGTCAGGCGGGTTTCACCATCATGGAAGTACTCATCGTGCTCGCGATCATCGCGCTCATCATGGGCGTGTTGGTCGGGCCGAAGCTGTTCAAAGCCGGCGAGGAGGCGAAGCGGCGAAATGCGCACACCATGGCCGTGCAGTTTGCGTCGGCGTATGCGCGGTGGTCGCTCGACCATCAGGACGCGTGCCCGAGCAACATCAGCGAACTCGTCAAGTACATGACGAACAAATCGGACACGAAGGATCCGTGGGGCCGCGAGTTCATCATGTTGTGCGGCGAGTCGGCGCCCCCCGAGACGGAGGGGTTCGGCATCGTGTCGGTCGGCAAGGACGGCAAGCAGGGCACCGACGACGACATCAAGTCCTGGGAGTCGCCGGTCAAGTGA